One genomic segment of Bradyrhizobium prioriisuperbiae includes these proteins:
- a CDS encoding TetR/AcrR family transcriptional regulator, translating into MVMIADNVEADTQGRILTAAERLFREIGYQKTTVADIAKVLRMSPANVYRFFESKRAIHEAVAKRLMDEVEVAATTIAFETDEPRTRMRRLLSTIHHMNAERYTGDEKIHQMVAMAIEEDWDVCTAHFERITGIVAKAIDDGVKQGVFEAPDIALAAMSTTTAMSRFFHPQMIAQCANKPGPSLDEMIDFVLAALAPRARA; encoded by the coding sequence CGCATTCTCACCGCCGCCGAACGGCTGTTTCGCGAGATCGGCTATCAGAAGACCACCGTTGCGGATATCGCAAAAGTCCTGCGGATGAGTCCGGCCAATGTCTATCGCTTCTTCGAATCCAAGCGCGCGATTCATGAGGCGGTGGCCAAGCGGCTGATGGACGAGGTGGAGGTGGCGGCCACCACGATCGCCTTCGAGACCGATGAGCCGCGCACCCGGATGCGGCGGCTGCTGTCGACCATTCATCACATGAACGCCGAGCGCTACACCGGTGACGAGAAGATCCACCAGATGGTCGCCATGGCCATCGAGGAGGACTGGGACGTCTGCACCGCGCATTTCGAACGCATCACCGGCATCGTTGCCAAGGCGATCGATGACGGTGTCAAGCAAGGTGTGTTCGAGGCGCCGGACATTGCGCTGGCCGCGATGTCCACCACCACGGCCATGAGCCGCTTCTTCCACCCGCAGATGATCGCCCAGTGCGCCAACAAGCCGGGCCCGTCGCTGGACGAGATGATCGACTTTGTGCTCGCCGCTCTGGCGCCGCGCGCCAGAGCGTGA